One region of Drosophila teissieri strain GT53w chromosome 2L, Prin_Dtei_1.1, whole genome shotgun sequence genomic DNA includes:
- the LOC122611821 gene encoding proton-coupled folate transporter yields the protein MLRDDEEPIIGSNDELLDTEVLSPPTNRIFASWLKRPRSLILEPAVFLVFFGRFLTDAVYQNQILYQTCVTVMKYNATECEPFLGTDRASDEVKKIEGQVQEYASTITMISSMLESTIPAIVSLFLGPWSDKFGRRPILLSTFTGYFISAIILVVLTQITTAVNISPWWFLLSCVPSVFSGGTCALITILYCHVSDVATENKRAMRMVTMEAALGLGMMAGGVASGYIYAATGASTLFILVGSIISIALIYVYFFVPESLKSEDLQSGSRIREFFRLDLVKVLVKTCIRKRENYDRAIIWFVMMSLTLCVFAMEGESTVNYMFMRKQFDYTVQDYSVFNAARVVIQVVGSTIAMILLRRLLGLSTIMMTLLAFACCVLESTVRATAVYGSEMYLALIVGMMRGVMSPMCKAILSHVTPSSELGKIFSLTTSLQSISPLGAAPLYTAVYQATVNFYPGIFNFISVGLYFLCYCMSAAVFGIQKSMGSDSVYQAIGS from the exons ATGCTTAGAGATGATGAGGAGCCAATTATTGGCAGTAATGATGAGCTGCTGGACACCGAAGTGCTTTCCCCACCTACCAATAGGATTTTCGCTAGCTGGCTGAAAAGACCCCGCTCGCTTATTTTAGAGCCCGCCGTATTTCTGGTTTTCTTTGGCAGATTCCTAACAG ATGCCGTTTACCAGAACCAGATACTCTACCAGACCTGCGTCACGGTCATGAAATATAATGCCACCGAATGCGAGCCATTTCTCGGTACGGATCGTGCCTCCGATGAGGTTAAG AAGATCGAGGGGCAAGTTCAGGAGTATGCCTCCACCATCACAATGATAAGCTCAATGCTCGAGAGCACCATTCCCGCCATAGTTAGCCTCTTCCTGGGACCCTGGTCAGATAAGTTCGGCAGAAGGCCCATCCTGCTATCCACATTTACAG GCTACTTTATCAGCGCCATCATCCTGGTAGTTCTTACTCAAATAACGACTGCCGTCAATATCAGTCCCTGGTGGTTCCTGTTGTCCTGTGTGCCATCTGTGTTTAGCGGGGGCACCTGCGCCCTCATCACCATCCTCTACTGCCATGTATCGGATGTCGCCACCGAGAATAAGCGAGCCATGAG AATGGTGACAATGGAAGCTGCCCTAGGCCTGGGCATGATGGCTGGCGGAGTGGCTAGTGGATACATCTATGCGGCTACTGGAGCTTCCACACTCTTTATCTTGGTGGGCTCCATCATCTCCATTGCGCTTATTTACGTCTACTTCTTTGTGCCCGAGAGTCTGAAGTCTGAAGACTTGCAAAGTGgg TCTCGAATCCGCGAGTTCTTCCGTTTGGACCTAGTTAAGGTCCTCGTTAAGACCTGCATCAGGAAACGCGAGAACTACGATCGTGCTATCATCTGGTTTGTGATGATGTCGCTGACATTGTGCGTTTTTGCCATGG AGGGCGAGTCAACAGTGAACTACATGTTTATGCGCAAGCAGTTCGACTACACTGTCCAGGACTACAGTGTGTTTAACGCGGCAAGGGTGGTCATTCAAGTGGTTGGCAGTACCATCGCCATGATCCTACTGCGTCGGCTTCTTGGACTGTCCACCATCATGATGACCCTTCTAGCCTTTGCCTGTTGTGTTCTTGAGAGCACGGTCAGAGCCACGGCCGTATATGGCAGCGAGATGTACTTGGCTCTAATAGTGGGCATGATGCGGGGCGTCATGTCGCCCATGTGCAAGGCCATCCTGTCGCACGTGACTCCCAGCTCGGAGTTGG GTAAAATCTTTTCCTTAACTACTTCCCTGCAGTCCATCTCCCCTTTAGGAGCGGCGCCTCTCTATACGGCCGTATACCAGGCCACTGTAAACTTTTATCCGGGCATCTTTAACTTCATCAGTGTGGGATTGTACTTCCTGTGTTACTGCATGTCGGC AGCGGTCTTCGGCATTCAAAAGTCAATGGGCAGCGACAGCGTTTACCAGGCCATAGGAAGTTGA
- the LOC122611820 gene encoding proton-coupled folate transporter isoform X1 — MPRSDSEALVADVETGEDSAPRILDASASSAASSEQVDPSPVPPPHDYSSYRWFILEPAVFLIFFARYLIGAVYQNQILYQTCITIEKFNATQCEPLLGIDRGSDADKEVEVIVQTYSANIMMTTSLLESIIPAFASLFLGPWSDKFGRRPILLTTFTGYLTGALILIVITYITRSTNISPWWFLLSSVPSVLSGGTCALITGIYCYISDVAKERKKALRMVLNEASLCAGMMVGNVASGYIYAATNALVLFSIAGSLMMLALMYVFLFVPESLSPGDIHTGSRVREFFRFDLVKDLIRTCFKRRPNFDRAIIWLTMIALTIAIFDMEGESTVNYMFMQDQFNWTIKDFSLFNASRIVIQIVGSIVGMVVLRRVLKMSIVTMAMLSLACCVLESTVRATAVYWQELYLGMTLGMMRGVMGPMCRAILSHVAPATEVGKIFALTTSMESVSPLGAAPLYTTVYKATLKYYPGAFNFISAVLYFVCYILIAVIFGIQKSMGSSSVYQAIGS; from the exons ATGCCCCGCTCTGATTCGGAGGCTTTGGTGGCCGATGTGGAGACTGGCGAAGACTCGGCGCCACGCATACTGGACGCCTCCGCCTCTTCTGCTGCCAGCAGTGAGCAGGTGGACCCATCTCCGGTTCCCCCGCCTCATGACTACAGCAGCTACCGATGGTTCATCCTGGAGCCCGCAGTTTTTTTAATCTTCTTCGCAAGATATTTAATTG GGGCGGTTTATCAGAACCAAATCCTCTACCAGACCTGCATCACCATCGAGAAATTCAATGCCACGCAATGTGAACCGTTGCTGGGCATTGATCGTGGATCGGACGCGGATAAA GAAGTCGAGGTGATAGTACAGACGTATTCTGCAAACATTATGATGACAACCTCTTTGCTAGAGAGCATTATTCCAGCCTTCGCGAGTCTGTTCCTGGGTCCCTGGTCCGACAAGTTCGGAAGGCGGCCAATCCTGCTGACAACTTTTACGG gtTACCTCACCGGTGCACTCATACTGATAGTAATCACTTACATAACGAGGTCCACGAATATAAGCCCTTGGTGGTTCCTCCTTTCCTCGGTTCCTTCCGTCCTAAGCGGTGGAACTTGCGCCTTGATTACGGGAATCTATTGTTATATATCCGATGTGGCTAAGGAGCGAAAGAAGGCTCTGAG aatgGTCCTCAATGAGGCCTCCCTCTGTGCTGGCATGATGGTGGGCAATGTGGCCAGTGGTTATATCTACGCTGCCACAAATGCTCTGGTATTGTTTTCCATAGCTGGAAGCCTGATGATGCTTGCCTTGATGtacgtgtttttgtttgtacCTGAAAGCCTAAGTCCAGGTGACATACACACCGGA TCGCGAGTCCGTGAGTTCTTCCGTTTCGATTTGGTCAAGGACCTTATTCGGACCTGCTTTAAGAGGCGACCCAACTTTGATCGCGCAATCATCTGGCTTACTATGATTGCCCTAACGATAGCCATTTTTGACATGG AGGGAGAGAGCACTGTAAATTACATGTTCATGCAGGATCAATTCAACTGGACCATTAAGGACTTCAGCCTATTCAATGCATCCCGAATCGTGATCCAGATTGTGGGCAGCATCGTCGGCATGGTGGTATTACGACGCGTTCTGAAGATGTCCATCGTAACCATGGCAATGCTCTCCCTAGCGTGCTGTGTTCTGGAGAGCACGGTGCGAGCCACTGCTGTCTACTGGCAGGAGCTGTATCTGGGTATGACGCTGGGAATGATGCGGGGCGTCATGGGACCTATGTGCCGTGCGATTCTGTCGCATGTTGCACCCGCGACTGAAGTTG GCAAGATTTTTGCACTGACTACCTCCATGGAATCGGTTTCGCCATTGGGCGCTGCTCCTCTGTACACAACCGTCTACAAGGCAACTTTGAAATATTATCCCGGAGCTTTTAACTTTATCAGTGCCGTTCTCTACTTTGTGTGTTACATTCTGATAGC CGTGATCTTCGGCATCCAGAAATCAATGGGCAGCAGCAGTGTCTACCAGGCCATAGGCAGTTAA
- the LOC122611820 gene encoding proton-coupled folate transporter isoform X2, giving the protein MEVEVIVQTYSANIMMTTSLLESIIPAFASLFLGPWSDKFGRRPILLTTFTGYLTGALILIVITYITRSTNISPWWFLLSSVPSVLSGGTCALITGIYCYISDVAKERKKALRMVLNEASLCAGMMVGNVASGYIYAATNALVLFSIAGSLMMLALMYVFLFVPESLSPGDIHTGSRVREFFRFDLVKDLIRTCFKRRPNFDRAIIWLTMIALTIAIFDMEGESTVNYMFMQDQFNWTIKDFSLFNASRIVIQIVGSIVGMVVLRRVLKMSIVTMAMLSLACCVLESTVRATAVYWQELYLGMTLGMMRGVMGPMCRAILSHVAPATEVGKIFALTTSMESVSPLGAAPLYTTVYKATLKYYPGAFNFISAVLYFVCYILIAVIFGIQKSMGSSSVYQAIGS; this is encoded by the exons ATG GAAGTCGAGGTGATAGTACAGACGTATTCTGCAAACATTATGATGACAACCTCTTTGCTAGAGAGCATTATTCCAGCCTTCGCGAGTCTGTTCCTGGGTCCCTGGTCCGACAAGTTCGGAAGGCGGCCAATCCTGCTGACAACTTTTACGG gtTACCTCACCGGTGCACTCATACTGATAGTAATCACTTACATAACGAGGTCCACGAATATAAGCCCTTGGTGGTTCCTCCTTTCCTCGGTTCCTTCCGTCCTAAGCGGTGGAACTTGCGCCTTGATTACGGGAATCTATTGTTATATATCCGATGTGGCTAAGGAGCGAAAGAAGGCTCTGAG aatgGTCCTCAATGAGGCCTCCCTCTGTGCTGGCATGATGGTGGGCAATGTGGCCAGTGGTTATATCTACGCTGCCACAAATGCTCTGGTATTGTTTTCCATAGCTGGAAGCCTGATGATGCTTGCCTTGATGtacgtgtttttgtttgtacCTGAAAGCCTAAGTCCAGGTGACATACACACCGGA TCGCGAGTCCGTGAGTTCTTCCGTTTCGATTTGGTCAAGGACCTTATTCGGACCTGCTTTAAGAGGCGACCCAACTTTGATCGCGCAATCATCTGGCTTACTATGATTGCCCTAACGATAGCCATTTTTGACATGG AGGGAGAGAGCACTGTAAATTACATGTTCATGCAGGATCAATTCAACTGGACCATTAAGGACTTCAGCCTATTCAATGCATCCCGAATCGTGATCCAGATTGTGGGCAGCATCGTCGGCATGGTGGTATTACGACGCGTTCTGAAGATGTCCATCGTAACCATGGCAATGCTCTCCCTAGCGTGCTGTGTTCTGGAGAGCACGGTGCGAGCCACTGCTGTCTACTGGCAGGAGCTGTATCTGGGTATGACGCTGGGAATGATGCGGGGCGTCATGGGACCTATGTGCCGTGCGATTCTGTCGCATGTTGCACCCGCGACTGAAGTTG GCAAGATTTTTGCACTGACTACCTCCATGGAATCGGTTTCGCCATTGGGCGCTGCTCCTCTGTACACAACCGTCTACAAGGCAACTTTGAAATATTATCCCGGAGCTTTTAACTTTATCAGTGCCGTTCTCTACTTTGTGTGTTACATTCTGATAGC CGTGATCTTCGGCATCCAGAAATCAATGGGCAGCAGCAGTGTCTACCAGGCCATAGGCAGTTAA
- the LOC122611822 gene encoding pre-mRNA-splicing factor 38: MANRTVKEAKNVHGTNPQYLIEKIIRSRIYDSKYWKEQCFALTAELLVDKAMELRFVGGVYGGNIKPTQFLCLTLKMLQIQPEKDIVVEFIKNEEFKYVRALGAFYLRLTGAALDCYKYLEPLYIDNRKLRRQNRAGQFEIVYMDEYIDELLRNDRVCDIILPRIQKRSILEENNEIEPKVSVLDEDLDDELPSDEEKADETNRPKENSTSVRRPRRARSKSRSRSRERERRSGQGNNARSRDYYDELEDYDRQRNRVRNRDTHNEDYDSRQTSGRQDRERERQDRDRIRERERNGDRDRRERERDRERDRGRHDQRERDSRGERERRRY, from the coding sequence ATGGCCAACCGCACGGTGAAGGAGGCCAAAAACGTTCACGGCACCAATCCGCAGTACCTCATCGAGAAGATCATCCGCTCAAGGATATACGACTCTAAGTACTGGAAGGAGCAATGCTTTGCCCTGACGGCGGAGCTTCTGGTGGACAAGGCAATGGAGCTACGATTCGTCGGCGGGGTCTACGGCGGCAACATCAAGCCCACCCAATTTCTATGCCTCACTCTTAAGATGCTGCAGATTCAGCCGGAAAAAGACATCGTAGTGGAGTTTATCAAGAATGAGGAGTTCAAGTACGTGCGAGCATTAGGAGCCTTCTATCTACGGCTCACAGGAGCCGCTCTGGACTGCTACAAGTATTTGGAGCCGTTGTACATCGACAATCGAAAGCTGCGCCGTCAGAATCGCGCCGGCCAGTTTGAGATTGTCTACATGGACGAGTATATAGACGAACTGCTGCGAAACGACCGCGTCTGCGACATCATACTGCCCCGCATCCAGAAGCGTTCCATTCTAGAGGAGAACAACGAAATCGAGCCCAAGGTTTCTGTGCTGGATGAGGACTTGGACGACGAACTGCCCAGCGATGAGGAGAAGGCGGACGAGACCAACCGGCCTAAGGAGAATTCTACATCAGTGCGACGCCCGCGAAGAGCTCGCTCCAAGTCCAGGTCACGCAGtcgagagcgagagagaagaTCTGGGCAGGGCAACAACGCCCGTTCCCGGGATTACTACGACGAACTGGAAGACTACGACCGCCAGCGTAATAGGGTTCGCAACCGGGACACCCACAACGAGGACTATGACAGTCGCCAGACCAGTGGACGCCAGGATCGGGAACGAGAGCGCCAGGACCGCGACAGGATAAGAGAGCGCGAGAGGAATGGGGACAGAGATCGTCGGGAAAGGGAGCGAGATCGAGAACGCGACCGTGGCCGTCATGATCAGCGGGAACGAGACTCGCgaggagagcgcgagcgaCGACGCTACTAA
- the LOC122611823 gene encoding charged multivesicular body protein 4c has translation MSFFGKMFGGKKEVAPTTGEAIQKLRETENMLIKKQEFLEAKIEDELNIARKNASKNKRVALQALKKKKRLEKQLQQIDGTLSTIEMQREALESANTNTAVLTTMKNAADALKTAHQNMDVDKVHDMMDDIAEQQDVAREISDAISNPVAFGADLDDEDLERELDELEQENFDKEIIGIPEPTPTLPEAPTEDLPEKAKEKKKATTTNAVDDDDDPVMKQLISWSN, from the exons ATGAGTTTCTTCGGGAAGATGTTCGGTGGCAAGAAGGAGGTGGCCCCCACCACCGGCGAGGCGATACAGAAGCTGCGCGAGACGGAGAACATGCTCATCAAAAAGCAGGAGTTCCTGGAGGCCAAGATCGAGGACGAACTGAATATAGCCCGCAAGAATGCGTCCAAAAACAAACGAG TGGCACTGCAAGCActcaagaagaagaagcgccTAGAGAAGCAACTCCAGCAGATCGATGGCACCCTGTCCACCATTGAAATGCAGCGAGAGGCTCTGGAGAGCGCTAACACGAACACTGCCGTCTTGACAACGATGAAGAATGCCGCGGATGCTCTCAAGACAGCCCATCAAAATAT GGATGTGGACAAGGTGCACGACATGATGGATGACATTGCCGAGCAGCAGGACGTGGCCCGAGAGATTTCCGATGCCATATCCAACCCAGTGGCATTTGGGGCGGATCTGGATGATGAGGATCTTGAGCGGGAACTCGACGAACTGGAGCAGGAGAACTTTGATAAGGAAATCATTGGCATCCCAGAGCCGACGCCCACATTGCCAGAAGCACCCACAGAAGATTTGCCCGAGAAggccaaagaaaagaaaaaggcaACGACCACGAATGCAGTGGACGATGATG ATGATCCAGTCATGAAGCAGTTAATATCCTGGTCCAACTAA
- the LOC122618001 gene encoding uncharacterized protein LOC122618001, which translates to MDAITILGLIYWLICMIAFGPLMFFVCVYLPEVPVRYVKGLRQHT; encoded by the coding sequence ATGGACGCCATCACAATCCTGGGCTTGATCTACTGGCTGATCTGCATGATTGCGTTCGGACCACTGATGTTCTTTGTCTGCGTTTACCTGCCAGAGGTTCCGGTGCGGTATGTGAAGGGTCTGAGGCAGCACACCTGA
- the LOC122617982 gene encoding uncharacterized protein LOC122617982 isoform X1: MDTVKSFFAGSSKDGSLPSNRQANVPGSSVASRWGRSWSTSSQHTDPEPGPSSSTASKSGNPCDAKRKDSDNYFYIMWRA, encoded by the exons ATGGATACCGTCAAGTCGTTCTTCGCCGGTTCCAGCAAAGATGGCAGCCTGCCCAGCAACAGGCAGGCGAATGTACCTGGATCGTCTGTGGCCAGCCGATGGGGTCGCAGCTGGAGCACCAGCTCCCAGCACACGGATCCCGAGCCAGGGCcctccagctccaccgccAGCAAGAGCGGCAACCCGTGCGATGCGAAGCGCAAGGACAGTGACAACTACTTCTACATCAT gtGGCGCGCTTGA
- the LOC122617982 gene encoding uncharacterized protein LOC122617982 isoform X2 has translation MDTVKSFFAGSSKDGSLPSNRQANVPGSSVASRWGRSWSTSSQHTDPEPGPSSSTASKSGNPCDAKRKDSDNYFYIM, from the coding sequence ATGGATACCGTCAAGTCGTTCTTCGCCGGTTCCAGCAAAGATGGCAGCCTGCCCAGCAACAGGCAGGCGAATGTACCTGGATCGTCTGTGGCCAGCCGATGGGGTCGCAGCTGGAGCACCAGCTCCCAGCACACGGATCCCGAGCCAGGGCcctccagctccaccgccAGCAAGAGCGGCAACCCGTGCGATGCGAAGCGCAAGGACAGTGACAACTACTTCTACATCATGTAA